The genomic window aacaatgatgggataacgagacaatgaaacaatcatacaattaacagggggggagcaggacacaaaacagaagtgccgccatctggcggcccaacaggggaaacacagacaggaaaacaggaccatgacacaaAGTCTCCTCACCTCAAACTCCATCCTCAGCCGGAAAGGGAagaatttctctttcatttcttctTGCCAGCACCCATCCTTACAGGAGTTCATAACGGTGACTTCTTGGTCACCACCATAGTGGAAGCGCGGGTTAAAGTGCAGTGCAATGTTTTCTCTGGAGTGGCCCACATTGATCGAGAAActgggagagaaagaaacacacaTGGGTGGATGATCATGGATGAAGGTGGGAAAAGATTTAGCGAGAGTGTAAACTGTCCTAATAGAGACAGAGGCACCAGTGACTCACCGGGAGCAACACGGTGTGGTGACTCCTGTGACCTTCAGTTCCATTCCTGACTCGAAGGCCATATTTTTCAACTCCACATCCTGTTTAAAACAGGAAACTTTTAACATGTAAATGTATCTGCATT from Anguilla anguilla isolate fAngAng1 chromosome 8, fAngAng1.pri, whole genome shotgun sequence includes these protein-coding regions:
- the LOC118234090 gene encoding galactose-binding lectin l-1-like isoform X3; translated protein: MSDVELKNMAFESGMELKVTGVTTPCCSRFSINVGHSRENIALHFNPRFHYGGDQEVTVMNSCKDGCWQEEMKEKFFPFRLRMEFEVTIIFADDKFYINQHNGHVVQFPNRPGDKEYDYIWIEGDVTVKRIHVN